AACAGGGATCACATAAAAGATAACATTGTGGTAGTACAATGAGGAACAGAAAGAGTGACAAGGACAGTGAGACAAAAGTTCCGCTGTGCTTCTaaactcttcagtgcagtgtgcgTGCGCTCACCTAGCAAAACCACATGAAGCGCAACGATTAGCTGCAAGGACTTGTGGGTTATGTAGTTATTGGACCGCTGGCGCGCAGACGTTTGCTGGTTGGTTCAGCGAATCACGCTCAATcttataaaagaaaacacaatgtGGGTGTTACCTGAGATTACTGGCTTCCCACTTcattcataaaataaaataaaataaaataatttaaaaaaacatttgtttacaTCAGCTTCAtgaaattctgttgttttacaCATAAACAACAAATCCTTAAAGTTCTCTTTCTTTGGGAGactaaattcaaaataaaaattattatatgtatatcaGCTCAGTTTAATAAATGTGGAAATGTTTAGCTCTGGAGTGTTTCTGCTCTCACATAAAGTAAAACCTGATTTTCAGAGCCTCGTGCAGTgtcaatatttttataaaataccAAAAATCTTTTAGCATAACTAGCGAAGAAaagcctgaaaaaaaaaagcattgaaTCTGAAGACTATGCAGATTTTTTGCTCTCGTTCAATGATCAAGaatgaaagaaacagagaggatATTAAATGGGCCCCATTGAGCCATTGCTTTCATTGTTTTCAAAGCACATTTTGATGATTTTTCATAATGAGCCTAACATCCTTTATCAGCATTCAGTTTAGCATGACACACAGTTACTCCACCCTCTACGTACACACTACAGCATCCATTCTTGATTCTCACACTTGAGAGGATATTTTGGCCAGGTGAAGCTGCCAGACTGTGATATTTGTCCTTGTGAGTATTTATGAGTGTGTTTATCCCTCTGTACCCCCATCATGCCCTCCACCCAGATCTTTGAGTCATCCTTTTGGCTGAGCAGCTAATAATAACCCCGTGTTCCTTCTGCTATTTTAGGCCTTTAAGGCCTGGAAAGCTGGGGCGTGTGCACAAGCATGCTTGGAGCAGGGGTGAAAAAAACTAGGGTGGGCTAaatcagacacacaaacatagtTAGTAGTAGGAGGGGTGGCTCTGGGGCATCCTGCAGTTGCTCAGTGACACTCAGGAGCAGAAGGACCCTTGGGAAAAATCTACGCTTTCCCTTTGGCTTTAAAATATTAAGATTTTACTGCTGGGATTGAACGGGAGTTTATTTGGATTTATTTTGTCACAGTGTGGCCCCTGAAAGACCCATCGGGAGATTGAATTGATTTAACTGCTGCGCCACTGGGTGCAGCCATATGTTTTGGCCATCGAGTGTCTGGATGTGTGAGAACTGGGGGAGCAAGAAGAGTGACTGACGAGAAGAGACAAAATCTAACACAGCATTTGTTTATGGTGACACAAGGTAGGTGAGaagaaaatgttacttttttgtacttaaaaagtaaaagaaatctGCTCAGGTCCATGAGTTTACATTATTTAGGTGGGTTCATAAAATCCTGTATCCCACTTAGAATTATGTTAGTCTCTAGATAGAAACATCCTTTGGCCCTTGTCTGAAATTCAAGCAGCACTGTGCCTTTATCAGTTAGGCAGCCAGCTTTAATAATAGCTCTGATTAATCAGCTGCCCATTTGAcctgtgtgttttctcttcaaATAGGCAACCCTCATACCCCGAGCCATCACCTGCTGCTTTATTCCACCAGCAGAATATATCACAAACTTCTTCCCTCCAAAAAAGACCTAATCTGTGTTTACTTATTTAGTATCTGTGTCCTCATTTCATTTAACCAGGCTCCAAAAAGACTGGGAATTTCAGTGGCATGAGAGAAACCAGGAGAACCAGTCATGTGATAGTCCAGGAAGTCACAAAGCAATGTAGGATATAGCATCTAAGCCACTGAAGGCTTCTCTAACAACCTCTGTGGAGCAAATGTTGTGTTTGAGTAAAGGTTGACACATTATTCTCCTATCTACAGCATGAAAGAGGGTGGTGTTGTTTAACCTCAGggatgtcagtgtgttcatttAGTAGGTATAAACCATTATGAATCCATTTCAAATCCTTTCACTGAAAGTGACAACAGATTCACCAGAGaagcaaaaacaagacaacCCCCAAAAAGGAATTGTTTTGCAGATGTTATAGACTCTTTCTCTGTCCttatcccttttttttttagttttgctttttttcctagTGTTCTTGTGACTACATGTGTAATCTAGCTCCTCCGGGATGGCACCTTCATAAATGCCATCACAAAAAGGTTTGCAGGTCAGCACAGTCTCCAGAGTGTGGAGGAGATGCCAGGTAACATGCAGTTACTTAAGAAGAGCTGGAAATGGCTGTAGAAGCGCTTCAACCCAGCAGGAGGAACAGGAGAAGCACACAATATCATTGATTGGGTTACTCATGTACATGTTTCTGAGCAAACTGTCAGACGTGGTTGAAGCTTCCTAACTGGACAGAGTGATATCCCTGGAGTTTAACTAACTCTGGGTTATGAATTTTGGGGGTTTGAGcagtcaaagtcctgacctgaCCTTAACCCAGTAGAAATGTTCCTGAATTGAGCATCCGAGGAATCCCACCAGCATCCTAAAGCTTTTCTGTATGGGATAAAATTCCTCCAAGATGGTGTGTAGGATTAAAGCAATCTACAGATACTGAAAGCAAGGGCTTAAAAATCTTCACTGAAAGTTGTGTAATACTGGCACATTTTCACTGATAAATAACCCAGTCTGAATCTAATGCTTCACTTACTTAATCTGGGCCTATTTTACTACTTTAAGGACTTGAAAAATCGTACAATGTTTTTGGTCATATTTTATGAAAATCTTTTTTCATGCAGCTGTGGTCCACTTTCCAAAGGCAGTGACTGAGATCAGTTTAGTTAAAATTTACCTACATACCACCAACGCGCAGCAGCATTCACTTCAAGAAGGAAAGCAATATTAGAAAGGAAACCTCAAACATCAGATAATCCCCTGTGAGCATGCAggtgacagtaggaaggaagaTCTgtgttttaacaggaagagattTCGGTAAAGCCACCTTATGGAGAGCACAGAGAGATGAGAACCAAACACAAACTATGGGAGAGAACAGACGAAGGTTGATGACTGAGTTAAGGTCTGAGCTTGTTCCATAGGAACAGAGCTCTGGTAGAGAAACATAATCTTTACAGACCCAAGcttcaaatgtattattattatggaaCTTTAAAATTGCACAGCCTCTCTTTGCATTTCAGAACTATTCCAAGATTGCAGCACCTCTCATTTAAATGATCAACAAAGGAATTGCTCATTAGTTGAGCCTTTTGGAGCAAACAGCGAGCATATTTTCCTCCTGATTTTTCTCTCAAGACAAGGAGACATGTCGAGGCCCTCTTCCACCCAGACCACTCCTCAGTTCTACAGAGTCAGCGACAGAGATCTCACCGAGATCGAGCTGCATTCTGTCGATTCCATCAACGACCTCCACCGAACACACCCCGAGCACAGCCACAAAGGTAAAATCACCCCAAACACACCATCCACAGTGCGATGACGCATTAAAACACTGACTCTGACAAAATGCGATTTCAGGAATGAGGGCTCCTCGTCCGGTGTACACACCTTCGCCAAATGGGAACATTTACACCTGCGACACGACAGCTGCCAATCAAAGAGGCCACCCAGGCAGCAAATCCTGGCAGAGCCGACTGCAGGACATGCTGACGCCAAGTTCATCCCGGGCCTATGCCATGGGCTGCGCTATCATCACTTTGCTTCTGCTCACAGTGTTACTCATTTTTTACTTCTTAGgtgagataaaaaataaatagaaaaaaaataaaagaaatgtgcaaacaaaagcaaacatttattGTTGGCTGCTCCTCTTCCAGTCCAGCAGGGCGGCGCAATACGGATGCTGACGGAGGCggtgagagaaaaagaggcTGCAGCCACAGAGCTGTCACTGCTGATCCAAGAGCTGCACGCACTCAGGCACAACCTGACAGCCAAGAGAGCGACAGGAGGGACGTGAGGAAGATatgcacagaaaacaaaacaccgACAGCGTTTTCAGATTATTACCGTAGAAATATGAGATTGGAGTTTTCTGAAAAACAACTTCTAGGCTTACTAGGATTATTTGAGAAGGacttttaaataaagcttttgTTTAATGGTGGCAGTGTGGCAGAAGGGAAGTGGTTGATCTCACATTGCTTGAAATAATGTCAGaccagggccgtgcagagaggtttaaaggggcggatGCTTAAAGCTAAAAAGGGGCAGGCACATTGagccaggctgaataacaacaacacacattcatcaagaatctaatatgggcaacaaggcaaagcaaacgtagccgatgttttacctgatgggtacaatgttgctgttgaggggttgctgtggatagtgctggagggcagggctgtgttgatctgagactgtagacattaaaaagtccataggagagatggtagctgattaaacaagtgtcacgAGATAATAactaaatgcaaagattggtgacagcacttaggctctgcctgtgaatcactctttgcttctcttcttccttccatcccatcttCTCATATATCACATATATCATATACCACTTGCTGTCtttctgagaacaaggcacaacttcctattgcaataaactataatttaattatccacacctaacaactccagcacttaatctataataaaatgatgacagaaaaatgttatagcactgcctttagtagcctcacacagctctgtttcctcctcatgtccttaccaggcatgtctggacaatgttatatcatgagtaataatttaaaataatccatatacataaaacacacacatgcacgcacacacagtgacattttagaccttgttcagaatactgtatatactatgggcatcatggtgctgatccagaatccttacattattatttattactagagctacccaaccacacctcacctcacagtaaatgatcatttccattttaagcatttccaaataatcattttccatactgccagtataaatatacacagtatactgccatcactacaatatacatgttttacacactccttttgttgttgacatttacaggctgtgtgcaaaaggccacactcttcaaattcatgccaactaatatttttacgtccagtaggtgtcctactagagcaaatgaagcttcaagaagctttgtgctggggtgaaccaattggatgaaaagcttcagtgcttcatgaagcttcatctgcccatcactagctAATACTCCTcggtgctacacactacagtgtacgctgtacacctacttactggttttgtggCATCAGTCTgtatggaagaaatatagtaagtctgtgtctctgagttaacttgtgtttctcctacagctccggaccgcaaaaaatgcgcgtgctctttgtgagctcgttcccggctcgtaactagcgcgttctgccgtcaagggcgatcattggttaaatgtgatcatgtgactaatacaagccagatccttttatttagcaaaactgtgattaatagttaaacattattgttgaggggcacagacaggactccgcacgcacacacacattaaaaaaataataataatatattttttttaaaaagttgcctcaacaaaagggcactttgggaacccatcaggaaaggggcgggtgctcaagcccccccccctctgcacgtgcctgtGTGAGACCATTATGTCATTGCCACTGTGTCTAAAAACGTACAAGCTGTTTTTATACTGTGCTGTCAGTCGTTTTGGGTGACTCACTGTGGGCatcacaggaaacacataaaGTACAAACGCTGTGGACGGCCAGAAAATTAAACGGACTTCTGATTTCATCAACTTTGTCAAGTATGTATTGTATGACTGGGTAAATGTATAGTTACGTGTTTTCACCAAgtcgtttatttacagtgttctGTCGTTCATGGTGATGTTTGATTGGATTTTTCAGTCAGATTTTATGTACACATGTCAAgtttaaaatgtgtcttttctTCCATGGTAACAAGACACTATTTTACTATtggttgagaaaaaaaaaatcttgcaacagtaaaacattaCACTTTAGTCTTCCTATGCAAAGTCCATTAGAGTCAAATTTAAGTACAGGTCCCTTTAATGTAGCCAAACacagtttcttttcttcctttcatttaTGACACACGACCACAGAAACAGCCAAAAAGTCTAAACAACTGAAAGACCACAGGAGACTATTAAAGTGCATGATGGCAGAATTATCTCCATGGGTACCAACTTCACAACCTCTGCGGAGGTAGGTGTATCATTGTTAAAGTTTACAATCAAGAGATGACTCCATAAATAGGAATGCAAAGGATTTACAGCAAGGTGTTAACAACTGGTTGCACTGGAAAACAGAAAGGGCagagaagatttaaaaaaaaaaacaacaactttggactaatgaaattaaaatgaacttGGACTACATTGCTCAAAACTGTAACTTCCATTAGTAGTATTATTATCCCCATGAACTCATAAATGGACAGCACCGTAACAAAAAAGCTCAGGTCAatcttcctcctctctgctcttgCTCTTCTTGTCTTGGCACCCCTGCCCTGTCCAGCCTTGGTAGCAATGACACATGAAGTGTTTCTGGAAATGTTTGGAAGAGTCACTGAGCCGGTGGCCAGAGCCCAGGTGTCTCCTGGTGCAGCGTCCATTGCCGTGGCAAACCTGGAGGCTGCAGCGCTCTGCGTCAGACCTCAGAGATCGAACGAAGGGACCCAAGACATTGTGGACGTAGTCTCTGAGGAGAACGCACTGTTTCTGGATGGTTTGGGAAGATCAATATGGTTACACAtaggcgcgcacacacacacactgataatgTTTTCTCACATGCACACCTTGTTTTTGGCGAATTTCAGTTCTCCCCACAGCACAACTCCAGCTGCCCCCAGTGATGCACTCTCTCCAAGTGTGTGCTCCAGGTCcatctgcacacacacgcacacgcacacacacacacacagtttgtcatGCCACATATTTAAAATCTTAATATTATGTGATGTATGCTAAAAAAGTCCTACCTTACTGAGAAActtgagtgagtgtgtgaatgcTAGCCTGGCGTAGGGGAGGACGGGTGTGGCGTGGTCGGTGTTGTTGTGATATGGCCAACCTGACGCCACCCTCAAAGCCTCCAGCAGTCGGTGTCTGGTTAAAGAAGACAGAGCAACCCGTGAGTAAGCGAAACCACCTGTCTGGCCATCATGGCTAACAAAAGCTAAATGACAGGACTGCTCATACCCTTGTCATGATTGGATATGTGAGTGCCTGAGGCAGcagagtgtaagtgaatgcattTCTTGCTGATtttcttgtacctgaccattagAGCTGCATCTGCAGACCCTGCCAGTTTCTGTGGCAGGTAGATGCTGGGGTAGAGAGCGGAGGACTTAGTCCAAAGCCAGGACAGCTCATCATTCTGCTGCCTGGTCCCCCTGAGGCAGTGTCCTGTGTAAGTTTTATCTGATCACacagaaatacaaataaaagacAGAGATCAGCCTGTATCATCGGTACAAAAGGAGTTGTCATTATTGTTCAGATTGCTAGAAAACCAACGTGTTCAACGTTAGTGTTAGACCAACCTGTCTTTCTCTTGTTCTTGTTAAAGCAGGCGGGAAAACCATAAAACCCCCAGAAGCCTTTGGGGCGTTCTCCGACCGCAGACTGGAGTGTCTCTTCCATGAACTTCCGAGCGCTCTCCTCAAACATCTGCCTCGCCAGCGATGTCACTGCCCGCTCTGAAAGATCTGGTTGCTCCTGTTTCACCAGCAGTTTGGACAACCTCCGGTACTCCAGCTTAGATCCAAAGTTCGTCTCCCACAACGGTCTCCATTCCTCCCAGTCGATGACAGCTAGGCCGCTAAAATCTGGTAGCAGGAGGTCGGACAGCTGCGTCACCGTGAGGGAGAGGTGAGAGGCCAGGTCGCTGAGCTGAGGGAGTCCTCCATTCACTTTCTTGCCATTTCGGGAGAGGTATGGATATTTTCCCAAGTGGTCGCGGTAGAAGATGGTCATTTTCTggaaaatcaaacattttccctttttcacttgttttggaTTTATTGCACATTTAATCCTTGTTACTGTTACAGTGCCCTCACCAGCCCTCTTTCTATGGTTTTAAAGTAGAATATCAGTAAAATAAATGGATGAGGGACGATCACCTGTCCCTGGAAGCGCTCCTTCTTGTTCTCCACAATATGAAAGTCTCCCAGGTCCAGGTGGATGTTGTATCGCTGTGGACAGTTTGCCGTGGGCATGTTCCACACCAGGATGAAAGGCTGGTTCTGCAGGATGGGATGAGCTGCAGCCACAGCTTGCAGCGAGGTGCCGATGAAGGCATCCGCCTGGGGGGAATTCTGTGGCAGCGAGTTGCAACGGAGGGAAGAGATGAAGAAgacggggaggaggaggagagacagcTCCATGGCTGCTCACCCACAGATGTGTCCTTCCTGGCAGGAGAAAGAAATCGTCCTGATGAACTTTTCTGCATTTAAATGGTTAACTTTGTATATACAAGTACGGGCTTTTATctgacagaaaaacatgataagaaatgcaaaaataaagacCAGTCAAAGCTATAATGATAAGAAAGTCTCTTTATTCCAATCATTTTTCACCCACTGTAAGAAATCTTTAACATTTCAATGaaccaaataaaaacaacatgagaAAATAACAGCAGCAGACAGATTTTTGGAAGACTGATGGGCAACAAGTTACTTAAGTGGTTGAGATTGGTTATATCTGCACTGGTCCAAGCTGTCACTGCAGATATGAAGTATTTATCACTGAGTGCAACAATGACTGTGATTCGCATTATTCTGCGAAAAATTCTACATCAAAGCAGCTCAACAAACGCAGAAAAGcttattttttagtttttctcacTTCAAACCTTTCTCAATGTGAGGAAACAGGAGGGGAGCTGGCGCTGCTGGTGTATCCGCTGCAGGGGAAGCAGTCAAAGCCGACGTGGAGCTTCTAGTTCCTGCTGAATGCACAGCCAGCTTACGGCCGAAGAACTCCAGATGAAGCGATTGGAGTTGAGACATGGACAGGTGGAGGTAGACGGTGTGCATCTTTGGGCTAAGAGCTGCAAAGATGAAACTGCAGCCTCGCACCTGTTGCGCATCGAGCTCCGCCCCCTTTCCTTAAACGTTACACTGATGCCGCCATTCAGACAGTCCGGGATAGACTGATATTTCACTGAGGTGAGAGATGTGAGTCACCCTCTCATCCGATTAGAGCTCAGATTAGATTCTGCTtgagggattttttttccctctccccAGCGCTAACCTGGATTCTCCGCGCGCACTCGGTGCCGAACAGTGATAGGCGTGCCCCATCGCTGTAGCTGTGTGGCCCCACTGATGTGTAAGGCTAAACGGTAattggactgattcttatattgCGCTTTTCTACTCAACGGAGCACTAAAAGCGCCTTTAACATGACCACCGCGCTGCGCTTTTGCGCATGAAGCGGCGACAGCGCCACCTTTTCTCGACATTTGGGGaccaaaacacatttttatggaaGTCAAGCAGTCTCACAGCAATAGGAAATAGTCATGATCTTTAATTTATTCTTGTTTCAATCAAACCTCAAAACCCGGAttacaaaacacataaaaaaaacaacaacaaggaaAATATGTAATATTTATTACGATATAACCATAATCTGCAGCGAGTGTGCGCTCCTGCCTGCAGTTAATTCGCTTAActgccagaaaaaaaacacataacacactCTGGGCTGTAAATTCTGCTGTGCCAAGGTCCCGCATTGGAAGCTGGGAGCAGGGGAGTCACGTTTATGCTTTGCTCAGCTGTACTGGTTGTAATAATTACAATTATTTAAGctcttttcaagtaaacacaGCAAACTGAACCGATGAGTTTAATTCTGCTGCTGCAGATCCCGTCTGTGTATCACACAGGCTACACTGTACAGAGTTAGGCTCAAACATCAGTcactacaataaaaaaaagtacattctTGAGTGAAACTGAAGCATTAAAGTTTATCCCCAGTTTCTTGCTGGGTCCTTATGTTCACCATCATTTCTCTTTTACTCAGTGCAGCGATGCAGACGTACAGGTACACATGCAGCTGGGTTCACACGCAGCATCTGTTCACAGGTGTTGGGAAATACTTCTGCAAACTGTGACGTGGAAAAAGTAAAAGTGTTGAGTGCGAGTGTTTACTTCTTTGGTTTGCTAGCACAGTTCTTTCTATGTCACACTTCTTCTTccaatatgtgtgtgttttgtgagttTGTGCTTATTTCTGTCTTTTGGTGTGTATCTGACAGCGATCATCAAATGTCCTTGTGCATCCAGTAGATGGGAAGTCCTTTGGCATCTCTGTACGGAGTTTCAGTCAGAGTCTgaactacacactgccctgcacactgaggaggagggggaggacgAGGGATagtgggaggaggaggaggtggtggaggaggaggaggtaaaCTAAAGGATGGAGGCGACCGTACAGCACAACCACCTCCTGAGTCTCTGTCCCCTTGAGCGTGCATCTTTGTTTGCGTCTGCACGCTCGTTTCCTCACTCGGCATTCGGGAGAACCTCAGAAGCGTCTCCATGGGAATGAATGCCGTCATGGCCCCCGCGTTCTGCACTGGTGTCGACAGCACATAGCCAAGGTGGGCGTAGAAGTGCTGCTTATCGTGGGTGGTCAGACAGAGACGCTTGAACCCTCGACTTCTGGCGTAACGTTCGGTCTTCTCCATCAGAGTGCGGCCATAGCCCTTGCCTCGCTCCGCCTCGGACACAACTACTGACTCGACAAAAAGGCTGCCGCTGTGACCCACGACCCGAGACAGCCTGGCGTGGCCGAGTAGCCTCTCAGTCTCCCCGCGGCCCTGCAGGAGGACCAGGTTGACAGGAAACTCTGAGCAGGATTTTTGGAGAGAGTGAACCCGGGCGGCCTGGCTCCTCTGCCACTCGCAGTTGACGAGGTCTGCGCAGGGAACGAGCAGGTCGGGACGCTGGTGGATGGGAACGGCGTGGACCTTCTCTGGCTGCTCGGAGACTACGTGTAGCTTCTCTTTAACGTCTCCATCCAGTGTTGAGACCTCGTAGAAGTTTTGTCGCCTCGGATCGTCGGACGTTGACGTTACGGGTTCAGACCTGCGACGATCAGGGTTTCAAGTCAGTCTCCATTTACCTTCTATGGTTAAGTGTGAAAATATCAGGAAGTGTCTCAAGCATGCAGTTCCTCCTTAGCTGAGTGGTTAAAACACTGTGTCTGTTACCCAACAGGCAGTGCGAGCAAGGATTAGAGATGAAGGCATTCATTTGCTTTCAAAACCACACCAGAAACAGCAAATGTATATATAGTAATATAATTCACTAGACACCCTCATCCAAGGAGGCCCTGCCAGGGTTAATCAGGCCCCGGAGTGCGTCAGTGGTTTATGTTCAATTATTATTTCTCTTCTactttcttctgtttgtttttctacagtttattttcttctaTAAATTCACTGCAACTGAGAAGTAATACTTACCTCTTTAATATTTATGGAGCCGCACTTCTTCAAAGGGACAGAAAAGGTGATAGAGAGAAGTAAGACAAAAGTGACAAGATAGGAGAAAGCAGGGAGGAGAGCCGGAAGGGGGGCGCATAATATAACGGTGGATCCTACAGGTGGATGTGAGAGCTGCTGAAACAGCAGGCAGGGCAGCAGCAGCTTTTACGTGTTGAACGCAGAAACGGGAACTCGAGAAGCCTAAAGAAACTGCCAAAATACATCTCTCGCATCACTTACCAAGTATGATGTGAGAGATGTGATGTGGGGGTGTGACTGAACCGACTTTTAAGTTCCATTTTATCTACGACATGCTGGAGTATCATATGCTGAGATCTTGTCTCACTCTCCT
This region of Maylandia zebra isolate NMK-2024a linkage group LG20, Mzebra_GT3a, whole genome shotgun sequence genomic DNA includes:
- the si:dkey-20d21.12 gene encoding uncharacterized protein si:dkey-20d21.12 isoform X1; protein product: MVTQELFQDCSTSHLNDQQRNCSLVEPFGANSEHIFLLIFLSRQGDMSRPSSTQTTPQFYRVSDRDLTEIELHSVDSINDLHRTHPEHSHKGMRAPRPVYTPSPNGNIYTCDTTAANQRGHPGSKSWQSRLQDMLTPSSSRAYAMGCAIITLLLLTVLLIFYFLVQQGGAIRMLTEAVREKEAAATELSLLIQELHALRHNLTAKRATGGT
- the si:dkey-20d21.12 gene encoding uncharacterized protein si:dkey-20d21.12 isoform X2; translated protein: MSRPSSTQTTPQFYRVSDRDLTEIELHSVDSINDLHRTHPEHSHKGMRAPRPVYTPSPNGNIYTCDTTAANQRGHPGSKSWQSRLQDMLTPSSSRAYAMGCAIITLLLLTVLLIFYFLVQQGGAIRMLTEAVREKEAAATELSLLIQELHALRHNLTAKRATGGT
- the hyal3 gene encoding hyaluronidase-3, which translates into the protein MELSLLLLPVFFISSLRCNSLPQNSPQADAFIGTSLQAVAAAHPILQNQPFILVWNMPTANCPQRYNIHLDLGDFHIVENKKERFQGQKMTIFYRDHLGKYPYLSRNGKKVNGGLPQLSDLASHLSLTVTQLSDLLLPDFSGLAVIDWEEWRPLWETNFGSKLEYRRLSKLLVKQEQPDLSERAVTSLARQMFEESARKFMEETLQSAVGERPKGFWGFYGFPACFNKNKRKTDKTYTGHCLRGTRQQNDELSWLWTKSSALYPSIYLPQKLAGSADAALMVRHRLLEALRVASGWPYHNNTDHATPVLPYARLAFTHSLKFLSKMDLEHTLGESASLGAAGVVLWGELKFAKNKKQCVLLRDYVHNVLGPFVRSLRSDAERCSLQVCHGNGRCTRRHLGSGHRLSDSSKHFQKHFMCHCYQGWTGQGCQDKKSKSREEED
- the naa80 gene encoding N-alpha-acetyltransferase 80, coding for MSEPVTSTSDDPRRQNFYEVSTLDGDVKEKLHVVSEQPEKVHAVPIHQRPDLLVPCADLVNCEWQRSQAARVHSLQKSCSEFPVNLVLLQGRGETERLLGHARLSRVVGHSGSLFVESVVVSEAERGKGYGRTLMEKTERYARSRGFKRLCLTTHDKQHFYAHLGYVLSTPVQNAGAMTAFIPMETLLRFSRMPSEETSVQTQTKMHAQGDRDSGGGCAVRSPPSFSLPPPPPPPPPPPTIPRPPPPPQCAGQCVVQTLTETPYRDAKGLPIYWMHKDI